The Pseudomonas kermanshahensis genome includes a window with the following:
- the rapZ gene encoding RNase adapter RapZ: protein MHLIIVSGRSGSGKSTALDVLEDNGFYCIDNLPAGLLPQLAEDALINTELLQPKVAVSIDARNLPSHLTRFPELLEEARARHIKCDVLYLDADEDTLLKRFSETRRRHPLTNADRSLAEAIRVESDMLGPIADLADLKIDTTSLNLYQLRDSIKLRLLNQPEPGTAFLVESFGFKRGMPVDADLVFDVRCLPNPYWKPELREHSGLEQPVIDYLAAQPDVEEMFNDISSYLLKWLPRFAASNRAYVTIAIGCTGGHHRSVYLTERLGTLLQQSLKNVQVRHRDL from the coding sequence ATGCACCTGATCATCGTCAGCGGCCGGTCCGGCTCCGGCAAGAGCACCGCCCTCGATGTCCTGGAAGACAACGGTTTCTATTGCATCGACAACCTTCCCGCCGGGCTGCTGCCGCAGCTTGCGGAAGATGCCTTGATCAATACCGAGTTGCTGCAACCCAAGGTCGCCGTGTCGATTGACGCGCGCAACCTGCCCAGCCACCTGACGCGTTTCCCCGAGCTGCTCGAAGAGGCCCGTGCCCGGCATATCAAGTGTGATGTGCTGTACCTGGATGCCGACGAAGACACCCTGCTCAAGCGCTTTTCGGAAACCCGTCGGCGCCACCCGCTGACCAATGCCGACCGTTCCTTGGCAGAGGCGATACGCGTTGAAAGCGATATGCTGGGGCCGATCGCCGACCTTGCCGACCTCAAGATCGACACCACCAGCCTCAACCTTTACCAGTTGCGCGACTCGATCAAGCTGCGCCTGCTCAACCAACCAGAGCCTGGCACCGCGTTCCTGGTCGAATCCTTTGGTTTCAAACGTGGTATGCCGGTCGATGCCGACCTGGTGTTCGACGTGCGCTGCCTGCCCAACCCCTACTGGAAGCCCGAATTGCGTGAGCATTCTGGTCTCGAACAACCGGTAATCGACTACCTCGCCGCCCAGCCGGACGTCGAAGAGATGTTCAACGACATTTCCAGCTACCTGCTTAAATGGCTGCCCCGCTTCGCCGCCAGCAACCGCGCCTACGTCACCATCGCCATTGGCTGCACCGGTGGCCATCACCGGTCGGTGTACCTGACCGAACGCCTCGGCACGTTGCTGCAGCAATCCCTGAAAAACGTCCAGGTCCGCCACCGCGACCTCTAG
- a CDS encoding HPr family phosphocarrier protein, translated as MPARKITIINKLGLHARAAAKFVGVAGRFPCQVRVGRAPDKLVDGKSIMAVMMLAAGKGTEVHLLTEGEQDNDALDALVELINNYFDEGE; from the coding sequence ATGCCCGCCCGCAAAATCACCATCATCAACAAGCTGGGCCTGCATGCCCGGGCGGCGGCCAAGTTCGTCGGCGTGGCCGGGCGCTTTCCCTGCCAGGTCAGGGTAGGCCGCGCGCCAGACAAGCTGGTGGACGGCAAGAGCATCATGGCGGTGATGATGCTCGCGGCAGGCAAAGGCACCGAAGTGCACTTGCTGACCGAGGGCGAACAGGACAACGACGCGCTGGACGCGCTGGTCGAGTTGATCAACAACTACTTCGACGAAGGCGAGTAG